The DNA segment CTGGCATCCACCTCGAGGTTCTCAGCACCGAGCCGGCCTTCCAGTTCTATACTGGCAAGTACATTGACGTGCCTGAGGTGGCTGGCATCCCGGCGCGCAAGGCCAGAAGTGGGTTCTGTGTCGAGCCGAGCCGTTATGTGAATGCGGCGAATGTGCCGGAGTGGAAGAGCCAGATGCTGCtcaagaagggggagaagtaCGGGACGAGGACTGTGTACAGGGCTTGGAAGGAGTAGATTGCAATTGCACCTACATGATACCGGGTAGTCTGACAGAATGAATAAAAGTAACAGGCCATAGGCTCTTCATAATCCCGTGATATCCCCTGAGCATCActcatcctcgtccatgatatcctccccttcctcctgttccttttccacctcctccatggGCCTCTTCGCCGGCCCAGCCTCTTGCTTCCTGTACAACCCCGCCAGCACCTCACTGGTACTCGCCTCCTCAATCCCCTTATCCTCTCGTTTCCTCACAAACCTCGGGAACCGCAAACTCAATCCCTTGTCAGGGTGCACCATTCCCACAGCAGCAGTATAAGTAGGACTAACCGTCACATCCGCAAACGccacctcccacacctcTGTCGGATTAAACCACACGTCCGGTTCCGGCCCGTAATACTCCACAAACCCTGGCTTCTTCCCCAACGTCCTCCCTTCTATCGCTGGGTCGTAATATGCCTTGTTAGCTTTGTAGAAGTTGTCCGTGAAGCCGGACATGCACTTGCACACTGCCTCTAGGGAGCCTGCATCCTCATTTCGGACCGCTAGGAGGAACGGGGACCAGAACTGGGACTTGCGGCCTGTGCCGTGCCAGGCAGCGATGGGGATTAGGTCCAAGGgctccgaggaggaggagagggaggtggaatAGTCCTTTTTTACTTTGAGCCAGGAGTCGAGGCGTTTGTCTGGTTCGTAGGTTGACAGGAGGGGTTTGCGGCGGGATCTTTtctgggggggtggggggttgaggggggtttccttggtggtggtggtggtggtgggtttggtgttgtcgaGTAGTCCAGCGGCGGCAGACTGGTCCTCGTAGGGAATGTCAGGGAGGTTATCCAGAATTTTCACCATTATCCCCTCACATTTTGCCTCTAAGGCGGACttgaagaaggtgaggaCTGGTTCGGAATCTTGTGAGGTCGCGTCTAGGCTTTTGACCCAGGTGAAGTGATGGGGGATTTCGATGAAGAGTGACCGGAGCATGTCCCGGCGTTCGCGAAAGGGGCggtcgaggaggggttggccGTTGAGGTACATCAAGTCAAAGGCGAAGAGGCAGACGTTGATGGTTATGCTGCCTACGGCAACGTCCTTTCTGGCGCggttggagagggtttgGAAGTTTTTGAGCTCGCCGGTGATTTGGTCCACGGCGACAACTTCGCCTTCCATGATGAAGCTTTGGACATCTTCGCCTCTTATCTTGGGCACCAAGGAGACGAGGTCGGGGTATTTGTCCGTCATTAACTCGAGGTGacgggagaagatggagactTTGCCGTCGGCATCGCAGTGGACCTGGGCGCGCTGGCCGTCGTACTTATACTCGCAGGCAAAGTCTCGCCCCTGAAGCTTGGTGAGCATCTCGCTGAGATCGCGGGTGATACTGCCTAGCATGGGGCGGAGTGGGATGTGGAGATTGAGACCACAGCGGATGGGCAGCTCGTCTGATATGCCAATATCAAGAAGCACTGGGATGAGGTCATTATAATCTGGATGTCTGGCAAATGATGCTTTCACGAGCTCCTCTCCTTTTGACCATATCTCGGCTAGTTCTTCCTTACTGAGCTTCGCTAGCTCTGCTGGCTCCCTGGTAGGGAAATCCGCACCAGGTGGCTTGGAGAGAAGAAAGGCTCTTGAGAGAGCTATCAGCATAGTCGTCTTGACAGCACCGATACGAAGCTAGAAGACGTTAGCTATGCTTACGATGGTCATGAAGTGGGAACACGTACATGCTGACACAAAGTGCGGACGATATATCTgctctcctcgcctcctcgaGCATCTTGCAACAGTCTGTCCACAATACGCTGTTTGATGTCTCCACTACCCTGACCTTGTGTCTTTGCAATCTTGACCAGAGACTCAAACACACCCTTGATGGTCAGTGGCTTTGGTTTTTTCAGGGTGAagctttgcttcttcttggcctcaaAGGCAACATCACCCGGATCACCCAATCTGTCATGCATGGCTTTCAGCGCCCGGTTGTCAAGTCCGCATACTTGCTTCAGTGCTTTGGAGATAGCCGAACCTCCCAGACCAAGCTCCATGGAAATGTATGGGGGTGAGATGGCATTGGTGGCCAGCCATACTGCGGGCAACAGGCTGTTTGGATCGCCCTCAATAAGTAGACGAAGACAGTTGACAAGCGTGTCCACGATCTTGATCCTACTTTGGGTACTACTGACAAGCACAAAGCACCGTGTAAGCAAGGCGTAGGATGACTTGCCGCGTTCGGCAGCCCATGATTCTTGGAGCTGGGGGACGTATTTGGATGGATCAAATGTCAAGGGGCTTTCATCCAGTGGTATTGTGGCTGTTACTTGATCTTCCACTGCCGCGACTGACGAAAGCGATAGAGTGTTCTTGAATTTTGTTGTATCAACCTTGGGGGATACGGACGACTtcagtggtgatggaggagctggaagagcTAGTGATGTATTTGGTTCTGGCTGAAGCTGTTGTTGTCTTTGGTTCGATGCTTGGACCTCTGCATCCCACTCAGCCTGCAGCTTCCGAGCCAGTTCTTCGTCAGTCAATTGCTCACCCGACTTTTCAGACTGTGAACCATTTTGCTGAATCTCAGAAGTGGTTTTTGATGACGATCCATTCTGCTGTTGCTTGGCAAAAAAGTACTGTATTCCTTTGGTCGCCGGGACTGCAGCCTTCTTCGTATCCGAATTGagtttcctcttcttcgccggGCTCGCCATGATGGGACGATGTAAGCACAGTACCTAGGTAAGGTTTATCGTGGTAGCATGCGGGCGTTCGATGGAAAAGAGGGATTAAAAGCAGCGTCCCGAGGCTATTACCTTATCGAATCACCCTCCACATCAAACTCTGACATGTGAGAAATTGGGTGGGGAAGAGCATAAATACTGGGCAGCCTCCCTCAAGTTGTGAAAAGAGAGCTCTGATGTACTGTTGAACTCAACCCACCTCCAAACCGATCAATGACGTTCCGGCGATGCACTGCAATCGCAGCAGCACGCGTCAGCCAGCGCGAGGCAGGCGCCAAAACAGCTGACTGGCAGCCCCGCGCCGAGAAAGCGTGAAGCTTTGGCCATCTCCGTTCAGCGCTAGCCTGTTCCGGGGCGCCAGCGGGCTTGGCAGGctttcacacacacatcctTGAAAAAAAGAGCGGGAAATCCCAGCCCCACCATGCGAGAGGAGAGCGGGAAAGGAAAGATTCTTGACGGGTTCGCGCAAGACCCCCCGAGTGTCGCTTTTCCTCCTgcaacccaccccctcctcacacaTCACCATGGCCAGCACACTCAATATGAACGGCGAGGACCCCGTCGAACGGCCTCAGCAGATCCGCGACATCATAGGAGGTCTCGAGCGGTACAACCCCCAGGCCGCTGAGGTCCTCGAGGCCTACCTCCAGCAGCAATGTGAGGAGAAATTCACCGACTGCAACGCCAACAGGGCACTGTTGAAGCTGTAAGTATCTCCCATGTTCCCACTCGCTATGGCTTGTCTGGTTTTTCATGATGTTGTTTTTTATAAACGTTTCCTATTAGCCTGAAAAGCGGCCTAACAACCCGCACAAGCTGAGGTCAACTTAATGTGTCTGATATACAAACCATCTGATGTCTTACTGTCTTGGAGTCGTCTTGTTGAACAAAGGATCGTCTACTAACCATTGTCTGCTCGGCGCAAAACACAGGTACCAGCTCAACCCAGACAGGATCAAGGACGAGATCGTCACCAACGCCCTCGTCAAGACAATGACCCagttcccctcccctcagtTCGACCTTGCccttcacctcctctccccatcataCTCCAACCCCGGCCCAGGCTCCTCTTCCGACCTCGCCGAGGCTGTCGCCAAGCTTAGAACGCTCAACAGCCACCTCGAGGGCGCCAGATACGACCACTTCTGGGCCACCCTCGAGAGCGACGACATCTACGCGGACCTCACCACCGACATTAAGGGTTTCGAGGAGATCATCCGCGTCAAGATCGCCCAGCTCATCAGTCTCGCCTTCCGTGAGATTAATATCAGCGTCCTCGAAAGCTACCTCGGTCTCCGCAGCGAAGCCGAGGTAAAGACCTTTGTCACCGAGACCTGCGGCTGGAAGGTCGGTGACGACGGCATCGTTCACATTCCTAAGAACTCTGAGAACGAGGCCAAAAAGACCGAGATCCGCGAGGACGTCTCCATTGACATGTTCAGTCGTGTCATCAAGAGGAGTTGGGAGGAGAATGCTTAAAAACACCAAACTACAAAGATACCATATTACACACACTAATGAAAAGGGAGTTTTGTGTGATGGGAAACGGTTCATTGTAGAGTACTTTTTTGAGACGAAGCGGTACTTTCCTTTTTCTGTCTATTGCGTCTCGCTGCTGCGGCCGGTTACCCCTTGTTTTGCATTCTGGCGGCggaaaaaaaagccaaaagctTCTGACGGCGTTCATGGGATTTTGCGGAAGCGATTCGGGGATAAAAGGGGGGAACAAGGGCCTTGGAAGAAGGTTTTATACTGGGCTTAGAGTTGATCATTAGCCTTTGGCCATATTCACATTATACCTCTggacaaaaaaagaagaaaaataaCCCAAATATGCCGTCCTCTGTCCTATGCTGCTTGTCATGTTGAATGGTTTTGGTGTTCCCTGACTGGGCATCCGTAGACTCTGAAGGGGGGCTGGTGTACAATCAACAGTAGGTTTCATGGCAATTTTGGTATCTCATTCTCCCTTCCTATATCTCGATTCATCTAAAACACGACCCTTCCCCCTATCCTCACCTCTTAACActcaactcctcccactgAACACCCGCCCACTCCTCCAAataccccccttctcccccttccacaccCCTCTCCTGGCAATCCCTCTCACAAACCCCCACAATAACCGTCCCCcaatccatcccatccagatcctcctcctccccttccaacTCTTGAATCGCCTGCGGCGTCATCTGCACCTCAAacacccttcccccaccacaaTTCCCACACCTCGgcatccccccctttcctcccttCACCTTtgcctcccactccccatcctttGCATACAGCATCTTCCCCACGGCATCACTCTTGCTATACAACAGCGGCTGACCAGCAAACTCATACCTGATAACCTGCTCCGGGTTCTGCCCCACCCTGTCGGCAAACTTTTGAAACACAGTGTCCATGCTCGACTCAAAAACCTCCTTGTCTTCTTTACCTCCTCCACTAGACGAGCCCTCGCCCGAGTCAATGTCCATTATCTGAGTCTTTTGCGAGATGGGCGCGGGCTCAGGGTCGAGCTGTTCGTAGTCTGCCTCTGCTATCCAGCGTACAGGATAGGATttcgggaggagggaggaatcTGTCGGCCAGGGttcggggggtggtgctggagtggcaggggggaggttgagagaTAATGTTTCGGCGAAGGATTTGGGGagtttctcctcctcaacttcgacgggggtgggttttggttcCGGAGCAACCGGGGTCGGGGCCGGGGCGGCGaatgggttggttgaggtggtggttggcttgggAGCAAAAGGGTTTGTTGAGGCAGAAGCAAACGGGTTACcacccgaggaggaggaggttggcttCGCGCCGAACAGCGCCTCCCCTAGACCGAGGGTAGACGCCTTGGGGATGACAGTGGCTTCTTTCGGCTTGGTTTGCTGGGACTCTTTGGCTGCCGCAACAGCATCAGGCGATACCCTCAACCCTCTAATCGCCCTGATACTCCCCTCCTTTCTCCGGCAACTCTTCCTTCTGCAGGCGAACACATAAAGCCGACGTTCGTGGCCGGGGTATCGGTCTGGGAGCTCGGCGTTgagctggagcaggagcaCCATGAGGTCTTTGCAGACTTTACACCGAGCCAGCGCGGCGGATGGTGGTTTCGAGGGGTCTAGCCATGTCTGATTGAGACTCGGTAAGTATTTTATCAAGTTGAGTTGTTGTCTGCCCGTGGCGCAAAAAGGGTGACTTACTGGCTGTCCTCCAAGCCGGCTGATCTCCTCTCCTTGTGCGTCCTCCGAGGCGTACCCCAGGAGAACGTTGGTCTCCTGGAAATCATTGTCCTCGGCGCCCGAGGAATCGCTGTCGTAGGGAGCCATTCTGTTCTGTGTTTATGGAGAATCGCAACTAGTACCGGGCTTGGTGGAAAACTTTGGGGTGGCAGTCGCAAGGCTTTTCGACAAAACTTTGGCGGGGTAGGAAATATTGCCCCGCCATCCAAAGCCGACTGGCCAAGATGACGGCGCTGCCTCCGTCCAAGCAATTCCGATGGATGAAATAAGTACGCGTCTACATGAGGCTTCTGGCACTGGGCCATATTTAGAGTGCATTACTGGTTGTTTAAAGTCCGTTCACCCAAAGCAGGCCATCGTTCCCCGGAGCTTACACATTTGCCAGTCACCCATAAGGTTGATGTGTTCAACAACGACGGTTCGTCTTTTATTATGTCAAAGAGGTATCTTACGAACAAAGTCTAAACTATTTCCTCACTGCTCGGGACCATCCATACCCGGACCAGGTCCACCTGATCGGCCCATCTGTCTCGCCTTCAGCAGCTCATCGCACAACAACAGGTTGGACGCGATACCCGAGCTGGAGGCAATGCAGTTTCTCAACACACGGAAAGAGTCGTACACACCCTCGAGGGTAGGATCCATCGGCTCGCCTGTAGCCAGGTCAAGGCCGACAACGTTGCCATCAGCATGCTCATCGTGGAGAGCAGCCACTAGAAAGAGACATGTTAGCAGGTAGATCGATAAAATAACAGGGAGGGCCCCACGTACAGGCATCCTGAATGTCAAGACCAGCGTTGGCGGCCAAGGTCTTGGGAATGATAAGAAGAGCGTCGGCGAAGGCATCCACACCCCACTTGGCCTTGCCTCTGACAGTCTTCTTGAAAGCATCGCTCTTGAGGTGCATGGCGCAGGCGACTTGGAAGGCACCAGCGCCAGGAACAACGCTCTTGTCGACAATCATGTTGTAAACACTTCTAAGACCATCACGAACGGCATCTGATACCTGGGCGATGGTGTGCTGGTTAGGGCCCTTGATAAGGAGGGTCACGGACTTGGGGTCCTTGACGTCCTCAATGAATGTGTACTTCTCCTCGCCGAGCTGCTGCTCGTAAACGAGGCCAGCCCAGCCGAGAACATCTGGGGTCAGGTCATCGACGCTGTTTTGCGCAACACCGCCGCAGATGAGTTGTAATCTCTCCATGTTTCTCCGCTTAGCTCTGCGCAGCGCGAGGATGCCGTTCTTTGCGAGGACGTCGAGTGACAGGGGGTCGATGCCCTTCTGGTTGATAATGACAAAGTTCTTCTTGCCGTCGCTTCCGCACACCTGCTTCTTGAGATCAACAAtcttcttgagcttggcGTCAACGAAGCGACGCTCGCTTTCTACCAGCTTATCCCGCTGCTCGGCACTGGAGTagaagaagctcgagttGATTTCGGTCTTTTCATATTCCAAGCTCACATTGAGGGTGAGAATGTAAGCGTTCTCGACACGCTTGGGCATATCGGGATGCCTCGCACCGTGGTCGAGGGCAAGGCCCTTGATGAGTTGTGTGTCGGAGGCAGTGCGGTGCTGCATCTTCATGATCTCAACCATGTGCAAATCGGGCTTCTCGGGGGCTTGGTAGATAGCGAGGACGGCATCGACGATAGAGGGGGTCAACGTTTGGGCAAGGCTGGCACTCAACTTTGTGGCGAGAGAGGTTCTGGcgacggagaggaggagctcaCGGTCGACTTCGCGGGCAAGCTTGAACTGGTCGAGGAACTATAGACAGTCAGTCAGAGGGAACTCACAACGGTGTCTAGCTGCAACCACGAACCTTCAAAGCCTCGTTCTTCGCAATCTCGAAGCCATCTGTAATGATGCGAGGGTGGAGACCCTCCTGAATGTAGCGGTCGGCCTGCTTCAGGAGCTCGCCGACGAGCAAAACTACTGATGTTGTGCCGTCTCCGCAGATATCGTCTTGTGCTGTCGCGGCCCGCGCAATCATAACAGCCGTGGGGTTCTGTATTTGCATCtcgcggaggaggacgtTGCCATCCTTTGTCAACTTGATCTGTTACCCCTGGCGGTCAGTCACTGCATATCGTCCCCGCTTCGCAATCGATTCGTACCTGACCGGCGCCGTCGACAAGCCTGTGCCCAAAATGTTAGCCAAAGCGACCCCGAGTATGCCAGAGAGTATTCATACATCTTGATGGTGCCCAGAGGGCCCAAGTTGGACTTGAGGACATCCTGGAGACCCTCACCAgcggtgatgttgacctTGAGAGCTTCGCCCCGCCTCTGTTAAACACCCAAATTAGCATCCCGGTCGTCTGGTTGTATCAGGCGGATTCGCGTACCCTGGACTCGGCCTTGGGGTTGAGAAGCTGTGCGGCGGACATGGTGGCAGACGGACAGCGAGGGAGGTATCTGACGGTTCGGGGGATCACAAGATGTGGAGGTTCGCTGGGCTGAAGCTTGTCGCCAATCGACAACTTTTTTTTGCAGTGCTTTTAGATTCCAGGCGGTGGTTTAGGCGGAGCGGCAGGCAGCGACAAGGGGTGAAGGAGCTCGGACCACGGCTCAGGAGAAACACCCCGCCAACATGCTTATTGATAGATGGGTACCTCTTCTGTCACCATTCTTCCCAGCATTCATAAGTATCCACTATCATAACATCATTGGTGGGAACCATCCATCTCACTGTTGTCTTCGTCAGGTTGGGGCATCAACAACTCACCACCGAGAATCCATGTTTGCTGGTGACGGCTTCAGGAATGACTTGTCTGATTTGGCTTGGATAATTCATTCTTTGTATTAATTCTTTAAACACCTGGCGAGAATCGCATCAAGCAGCATCATGAAGGGGGCACTCAGTCGCGCCTCCACTGTCCTAGCAACAGCGCTCTCGCTAGCTACGGCTCTTCCGTCATATGAACCGCCTCAGAAACAGCCAACACAGCAGGTGGCCATCATAGGTATGTTCTTCCTTAATTTGACATTTGGAGGGGTTTTACTTCTGTTTTCATATATTTTCATCAAAACCGATGAAGCGGCTCACTAAGAATCTAAATAGGAGCTGGGGCTGCGGGCTCGTCTGCTGCATATTACTTACAACAATATGCCAAGCAACATGAGCTTCTCGGAATTTCCGTCAACATCACTCTCTTTGAGAGGACGGACCGTATTGGTGGACGAACTCTGACTATCAACGCATACGATGACCCTTCACAACCAATCGAACTCGGCGCAAGCATATTCATTGAGAAGAACCATATCCTTCACGACGCCCTTCAAAGGTTCAACCTGTCTAAACGGATTCCAGATGAAGACTCAGACCCCAAGCTCGGCATTTGGGATGGCGATGAGTTTGTCTTTACGGTCAACGAGCGTGATTCATTCTGGTGGACAGCCCTCAAGGTCATTTACAAGTATGGAATCATGGCACCGAGACGAACTCAGAAGTTGATGGAAGCTACTATCGCCAATTTCTTGAAATTATACGAGGAGCCCAATTTCCCTTTTCGATCCCTTACCCAACGGGCGTACGAGCTTGGTCTGATTGATGTTACCGGGGTTACCGGGGAACAACTATTGAAGGCCAACAACATCGATGATCGCTATGCACACGACATTATTCAGGCCAGCACCCGAGTAAACTACGCCTCAAACTTGGTCCGAATCCACGGTCTGGACACCATGGTAAGCCCTGATGCTATCGGTATCACCTCTCAAGCTAACCGTGCCACAGGTCTCAATGGCGCCTGAGGGTGCCATGGCTGTCCAAGGTGGTAACTGGCAAATATTCTATAAAATGGCTGAGGCATCGGGCGCCAGTCTCTTGATGAATTCGTCTGTGGCTTCTATCGGATTCTCGTCAGAAACCAATCACTACTCTGGCAACAAGAAATACCTTATCCGCACCAAGTCCGCTACATCGGAGTCAAATGGGGAAGAGGATTACCCCGTTGCCTTTGACAACGTTATTATTGCCAATCCCTACCAGTTCAGCAAGATCTCAGCAGAGGAGGGCGTCATTCAACAAACCATTGACGAGATCCCCTACGTCCAGCTCCATGTCACCATTTTCACGTCGCCTTACCAGTACAGTCCCGCGTTTTTCGGCTTCACCGAGTCAAAGGATGTCCCAGGCGGTGTTCTCACAACCCTTGCCAAATCCGATGGACCAACCTCTGGGGTCAATGGCGCCGGCAAGGCAGGTTTCTTCAGCGTCACAACCTTGCGCACGACCACAAACCCCGCAACTCAAAAGCGGGAGTTTATCTACAAGATCTTCTCACCTGAGAAGGTTAGTCCTGAGTTCCTCAGTCGCCTGTTTGGAGTCGAGGTGCCCGATTCCTTCACCACAGAccctgatgaggagggttcAGTGAGTCCCATCACCTGGTATCATCCCCATGTCTTTTACTCGTATCCTCAAGCCTTGCCACGGGTAACGTTCCAGGACCCTATCATCGGTCCGGGCCTGTATTATACGTCTGGCATGGACAGTTTCATTTCCACGATGGAAACCAATGCGCTAATGGGCAAGAATGTGGCCGCCTTACTCATGGACGATATTTTGAAAGCGGGCAAGAATGGCTGCAaaggggcggaggagatgcaCGAAAATACTCTGCTTGATCAGTTTCGGAGTGGCCCAGGGAGCTCAGAGAAGGACATGAAGGATTTGTAGATATATGCGGTGGGTAAATGACCCTTTGGCACCCGTTGTTTCCACGAGATGCCACTGTCGAACAATGTGGGTGTGGCTGGCCACAAAGAAGCCTTTCTTGGACCTCTGTGTCACATCAAGCCCAGTATGTGCTGTCATATGTCAAGCTAGTGGTTTCTGGCAGGTACAGAGCATGATGTGCTTCCTTTGATGCTGGCATCCCATCATATCGGGAACAAAAGAATGGGGCCCTGCAACCGGCCAGTAGGCCTTCAAAGATCATTGAAGCCCTGTTAAAACAGATCCAAGGCCTATTGACAACTCCTTAAGAATATCAATTCTCTTTGCAGGTATGTCAACTATCCTAATGAAAGAGATATGAACTATCCTTGATGGTCTGTTTGCTGTGTTCAAGGACCCTTATCCCAAGTTTGAGTAGCAGTGTCTATTTTTTTTGTCCACGGCGTGCCCATGTGATCGCCGTCTTGGTGAAAGCCGCAGGTCTGAAAGCCAGCACATGCAATGAGTCAGCAGCTGCCTTGGATGTGGCGCAAATCTCCACCTTTTCCGAGGTGGCAATTGGCTGGGTGCACCGCCGCAAGATACGTCTCCCCTCCATTGTCCAGACATTTTTTTGGGAATCGCTTTTGTTATGACGCAGCTTCCCTCACGCATTTGCCCGACAGTCGAGTCCAGTCCTGTGCACTGGGTCGTCACTAAAGGCGCCGGTGAAGATCTAGGTATCATTCTCCATTCTAAACCACAGCTTTACAAAAACATCCCTTTGCGATCTACTTAGTTTTATAGCGCCTTGTCTGTTTTCCCCGCcaaacaaccaacaccccgCATCGTGAACTTTCTTCGAATCGTTGGCAGCCATGTTTGCCCTCAAAGGCAGTAAGTAACCACTTGAAACCCCCGCGACTACCCCACAAAGCAAGATAGCCCAGTGCGCGACGGCCGCTGATGTTGCCCATTATGTCGCTATCACCTGCTAACTACATCAACGCAGTCTCCCGCCTGATCTTTGGCTCCAACAACCAGGAGTCCATGATCGAGCTGCCCCAAGGCCAACTCTACCTTGTTCGACCATTCTCACCCAAGGGATATTCTGAGCTTCTCTTCAAGGACGCTTCCGCTCGCATTCGCCGTACCGCGCAAGAATTCCAATACCAGCTTGTCGTCCAGCGAGTTTacgaagagggcgaggctGAGCtgcttgccgaggaggaaggagacgaCCTCGAGGCCGATGCCGACATTCTAGTTGCCGAGCGCGACGAAAAGACATTCCTCCTCGACGAGGCGCTTCATTTCCGCGTCGAGAACCGAGAGGGTAGCGAGAGGGTACTCTGCTGGAGAGACTTGAGTGGCGACGCCGGGGACGTTTTCGAGTTTGTTTGCGACGGTGGCATCTTGCCCGCCCAAGTGAAGCAGTTCGAGCTTATCGCGAAGCAGTGCCAGTACGAGCGCAAGTACCGCAAGCCTCACGCCACAGCTTCTAAAGAGGATTTCCTCCAGTTCGAGTTCGACGAGCAGCCGATcccgccagccagcccaaTTCACAGCCCTGTCCTCACCAGGTCCATCGAGTCCTCCGAGATGTTTTCCCCCAAGGCTAAAGGGAAGAAAGACGTGGTCTCCGACTTGGAAGTAACGCCGACGAAGAAATCTCCTCCCACGCCGACCAAGACACCGACCACCAAGGGTAAGGAGCGGAATATGGGTACTCCCTCGGCCGTTGCTCATCCAGAGGCTCGCgagatgttggctgctgaggTTGCCGAGCTCCACTTCTTTGAGTTTCAATCGGGCGCATTCGTCCTGAAGGATGAGTCTGTCACTGCAACTGTCACGGAGATCGGCAACTGGAAGTACTGGTTGCAGGTCGGCAGCGCCGACCGTGACTGGATAGGCGTCCCCGTCACGGAAGACCTCAATCCCGTCTTCAACTTTGAGTTCCTTTCTTTCATCTTCAATCAATTTCACGAGGATGGGTCAGCTTATTCATGGCTTCTTCGATTCAAGGATCAGGCGACTCTAGAGCGCTTCCAGGAGGGTTTGATGCAGGCTCTTTGGGAGCAGCTGAATCAAATCAAGTGGtccaagatcaaggacaATGAGCGTGACTACGTCACCGACGCTTTCAACGATTTGACCATGGAGGATGCCgatcaagaagaggaggagcattATGAGGATGCAGAGGAGGGAAGcgaagatgaggacgatgacagACCACGGAGCGAACATTACGATAgtgacgaagacgaagacgatgTAGACTACAAGCCCAAGGATGGTGAGACCAACAAGCAGATCGCTGTCGGGTACAAGCATGACCGGTCGTTTGTCGTCCGCGGTTCCAAGATCGGCGTCTTCAAGcacacccccaacaacaacctcgagTTCAGcaccaacatctccaaggTTGAGACGGCAGATGGAAAGCTGTTCTCACCCAAGAAGGTCATGCTTCACA comes from the Podospora pseudocomata strain CBS 415.72m chromosome 5, whole genome shotgun sequence genome and includes:
- a CDS encoding hypothetical protein (COG:L; EggNog:ENOG503NU79) → MASPAKKRKLNSDTKKAAVPATKGIQYFFAKQQQNGSSSKTTSEIQQNGSQSEKSGEQLTDEELARKLQAEWDAEVQASNQRQQQLQPEPNTSLALPAPPSPLKSSVSPKVDTTKFKNTLSLSSVAAVEDQVTATIPLDESPLTFDPSKYVPQLQESWAAERGKSSYALLTRCFVLVSSTQSRIKIVDTLVNCLRLLIEGDPNSLLPAVWLATNAISPPYISMELGLGGSAISKALKQVCGLDNRALKAMHDRLGDPGDVAFEAKKKQSFTLKKPKPLTIKGVFESLVKIAKTQGQGSGDIKQRIVDRLLQDARGGEESRYIVRTLCQHLRIGAVKTTMLIALSRAFLLSKPPGADFPTREPAELAKLSKEELAEIWSKGEELVKASFARHPDYNDLIPVLLDIGISDELPIRCGLNLHIPLRPMLGSITRDLSEMLTKLQGRDFACEYKYDGQRAQVHCDADGKVSIFSRHLELMTDKYPDLVSLVPKIRGEDVQSFIMEGEVVAVDQITGELKNFQTLSNRARKDVAVGSITINVCLFAFDLMYLNGQPLLDRPFRERRDMLRSLFIEIPHHFTWVKSLDATSQDSEPVLTFFKSALEAKCEGIMVKILDNLPDIPYEDQSAAAGLLDNTKPTTTTTTKETPLNPPPPQKRSRRKPLLSTYEPDKRLDSWLKVKKDYSTSLSSSSEPLDLIPIAAWHGTGRKSQFWSPFLLAVRNEDAGSLEAVCKCMSGFTDNFYKANKAYYDPAIEGRTLGKKPGFVEYYGPEPDVWFNPTEVWEVAFADVTVSPTYTAAVGMVHPDKGLSLRFPRFVRKREDKGIEEASTSEVLAGLYRKQEAGPAKRPMEEVEKEQEEGEDIMDEDE
- a CDS encoding hypothetical protein (EggNog:ENOG503NZ55; COG:J), which codes for MASTLNMNGEDPVERPQQIRDIIGGLERYNPQAAEVLEAYLQQQCEEKFTDCNANRALLKLYQLNPDRIKDEIVTNALVKTMTQFPSPQFDLALHLLSPSYSNPGPGSSSDLAEAVAKLRTLNSHLEGARYDHFWATLESDDIYADLTTDIKGFEEIIRVKIAQLISLAFREINISVLESYLGLRSEAEVKTFVTETCGWKVGDDGIVHIPKNSENEAKKTEIREDVSIDMFSRVIKRSWEENA
- a CDS encoding hypothetical protein (EggNog:ENOG503NV1V; COG:S; BUSCO:EOG09263F11) — its product is MAPYDSDSSGAEDNDFQETNVLLGYASEDAQGEEISRLGGQPTWLDPSKPPSAALARCKVCKDLMVLLLQLNAELPDRYPGHERRLYVFACRRKSCRRKEGSIRAIRGLRVSPDAVAAAKESQQTKPKEATVIPKASTLGLGEALFGAKPTSSSSGGNPFASASTNPFAPKPTTTSTNPFAAPAPTPVAPEPKPTPVEVEEEKLPKSFAETLSLNLPPATPAPPPEPWPTDSSLLPKSYPVRWIAEADYEQLDPEPAPISQKTQIMDIDSGEGSSSGGGKEDKEVFESSMDTVFQKFADRVGQNPEQVIRYEFAGQPLLYSKSDAVGKMLYAKDGEWEAKVKGGKGGMPRCGNCGGGRVFEVQMTPQAIQELEGEEEDLDGMDWGTVIVGVCERDCQERGVEGGEGGYLEEWAGVQWEELSVKR
- the CCT6 gene encoding T-complex protein 1 subunit zeta (COG:O; EggNog:ENOG503NVVE); this encodes MQIQNPTAVMIARAATAQDDICGDGTTSVVLLVGELLKQADRYIQEGLHPRIITDGFEIAKNEALKFLDQFKLAREVDRELLLSVARTSLATKLSASLAQTLTPSIVDAVLAIYQAPEKPDLHMVEIMKMQHRTASDTQLIKGLALDHGARHPDMPKRVENAYILTLNVSLEYEKTEINSSFFYSSAEQRDKLVESERRFVDAKLKKIVDLKKQVCGSDGKKNFVIINQKGIDPLSLDVLAKNGILALRRAKRRNMERLQLICGGVAQNSVDDLTPDVLGWAGLVYEQQLGEEKYTFIEDVKDPKSVTLLIKGPNQHTIAQVSDAVRDGLRSVYNMIVDKSVVPGAGAFQVACAMHLKSDAFKKTVRGKAKWGVDAFADALLIIPKTLAANAGLDIQDALAALHDEHADGNVVGLDLATGEPMDPTLEGVYDSFRVLRNCIASSSGIASNLLLCDELLKARQMGRSGGPGPGMDGPEQ